The following is a genomic window from Nitrospirota bacterium.
ACAGTCATTCCCTTCAGTGATTATGGAGCGAGAAGGGTGATAAATACAAGGAGACCTGAGTATATAGCAGATTTAAGCCAGATAGAAAGACCCTGTTATACTGAGGAGGTTTTAATTAAAGATGGGTTTCTTTCACATATAAGGGTTCCGATTGTCGTCAGGGATGAGGCGATTGGTGTATTGACCATCAGTTCAAAGAAGCGTTCAGCATTTACATTTGATAATCTTTCAACACTTGAGAAGATTACCTCCCAGATAGGGGTAGCATTAGAGAATGCAAGGCTTATCACAGACATTAAAGAACTCTTCCTTGGAACAATAAAGAGCCTTTCAGAGGCGATAGATGCAAAGAGTCCATGGACAAGGGGACATTCAGATAGGGTGACAGAATACTCCATAAAGATAGGAAAGGAACTGGGTTTAAAGGATAAAGAGTTAGATGACCTCAGGGTTGCAGGACTTCTTCATGATATAGGTAAGATTGGCACATACGATATTCTCCTTGATAAAGCAGAAAAACTTACCGATGGAGAGTATGAGATGGTCAAGAAGCACCCCGGCAAAGGAGTTAAACTTCTGGAACCGATAAAACAGTTAAAACATATAACCCCATGGATAAAACATCATCACGAATGCTATAACGGGACAGGTTATCCTGATGGACTGAGGGGAGAGGAAATACCATTAATGGCAAGAATACTTACTGTTGCCGATGCCTTTGACGCTATGACTGCTGAAAGACCCTATAGAGAAACCCTTAGCAGGGAAAAGGCAATCAAAGAACTTAAAAAATATTCAGGCACACAATTTTACCCAAAGGTAGTAGAGGCGTTTTTAAAGGTCATTGAAGACCGCAAGGCATGACAAATCTTTATTTTTTATCCGTCAGTGCTGCAATACCTGGAAGTTCTTTTCCCTCAAGGAGCTGGAGTGCTGCACCTCCCCCTGTAGATATGAAAGACATATTCTCTGATTCACCTGTCCTGTGCACCGCTGCATCGGTATCACCACCACCCACAATAGTAAGGGCA
Proteins encoded in this region:
- a CDS encoding HD domain-containing phosphohydrolase, coding for TVIPFSDYGARRVINTRRPEYIADLSQIERPCYTEEVLIKDGFLSHIRVPIVVRDEAIGVLTISSKKRSAFTFDNLSTLEKITSQIGVALENARLITDIKELFLGTIKSLSEAIDAKSPWTRGHSDRVTEYSIKIGKELGLKDKELDDLRVAGLLHDIGKIGTYDILLDKAEKLTDGEYEMVKKHPGKGVKLLEPIKQLKHITPWIKHHHECYNGTGYPDGLRGEEIPLMARILTVADAFDAMTAERPYRETLSREKAIKELKKYSGTQFYPKVVEAFLKVIEDRKA